Proteins encoded by one window of Methanobacterium sp.:
- a CDS encoding phospholipase D-like domain-containing protein, translating into MEYRLSGRLVDNNKKPLSNLNVNVFNINTGFFSDNQKLGQTETNEDGKFEIDYPTKARSDEDKISVKLDILVEDEAIMSLSKENVENTFDFGDIELNKGNIGIEGRVIDEKGNPVEGITVMAEDIDFGKIKLNALDLLESKLKSVKSFIEKDSRLNGPIKHMKNLSGALFSLHDDLLGSTTTDENGYYRIIYPPSRYREIIDKDPDIKVVVQDKLGVFDIKETSVYEDVSDTIKSIDEIVINRAWIDGWFVTLKNNYPSRISYNNSYEILIDNEDVMERIVEVLENAESYVYLTQYEFYPDFVPRFFSSERGADEYKSDDVLVSKLLEAQNRGADVKIIINENTIVPDSFDEINTYFRDTDVEVRRFWAKGPYAMHAKVMVVDGKEGFIIGSPFNQAYWDTKKHLIEEKRRLNKNEGPVHDLSIYLKGNVIEHLEEFFVELWNYLSDQNFNGNGKIIKETTPDADNYSLNIVEQVSTELNPLKSYNEPIQIVRSITPNTVSKEGEMGVLEAYRRAITNAQDFIYLENQYFTNKYIINALKQALESNPDLQLIMLINEIPDVPTYRSWQHYGFRLIGLDLEKLLIEHPQIGVFAKWSGYFKNGKNKLRHCYIHSKLAIVDDVWTTLGTSNLDGSSLSAAEEFGTPDSSKNYRNMEMNAVFSDFDQPGRGTLERFKEVIWGEHLGMDLTGYSRPEDGWLDLWKDVAYENIRKLEKEEIALYGGILPYSPERNAKEQIKDLVERYRRIKGRFNL; encoded by the coding sequence ATGGAATACAGATTATCCGGACGTTTGGTAGATAATAACAAAAAACCCCTTTCTAATCTTAATGTTAATGTCTTTAATATAAATACTGGATTTTTTTCAGATAATCAAAAATTAGGACAGACAGAAACCAATGAAGATGGTAAATTTGAGATTGATTACCCTACCAAAGCCCGGTCTGATGAAGATAAAATCAGTGTTAAACTTGATATTTTAGTGGAAGATGAAGCAATAATGTCCTTATCAAAAGAAAATGTTGAAAATACATTTGATTTTGGAGATATAGAGCTAAATAAAGGAAATATCGGTATTGAAGGTAGAGTCATTGATGAAAAGGGAAATCCGGTAGAAGGAATAACCGTTATGGCTGAAGATATTGATTTTGGGAAAATTAAGTTAAATGCACTGGATCTTCTCGAATCTAAGCTTAAATCAGTGAAATCATTTATAGAAAAAGATTCACGTTTAAATGGTCCAATTAAACATATGAAAAATTTGTCTGGAGCCTTATTTTCACTACATGATGATTTACTGGGAAGTACAACCACAGATGAAAATGGATATTACCGCATTATTTATCCTCCCAGTAGATATAGAGAAATTATAGATAAAGACCCTGATATTAAGGTTGTTGTTCAGGATAAACTTGGAGTGTTTGATATTAAAGAAACCTCGGTTTATGAAGATGTGAGCGACACAATAAAATCAATAGATGAAATTGTCATTAACCGTGCCTGGATAGATGGATGGTTTGTCACATTAAAAAATAATTATCCCTCTCGAATTTCATATAATAACAGTTATGAAATACTTATAGATAATGAAGATGTGATGGAAAGGATTGTTGAAGTTTTAGAGAATGCTGAATCTTATGTTTATCTGACCCAGTATGAATTTTACCCTGATTTTGTTCCAAGGTTTTTCTCCTCAGAGAGAGGGGCAGATGAATATAAATCTGATGATGTTCTTGTATCCAAGTTGTTAGAAGCTCAAAATAGAGGGGCAGACGTTAAAATCATAATTAATGAAAATACTATTGTTCCTGATAGTTTTGATGAGATTAATACCTATTTTAGAGATACGGATGTCGAGGTTAGAAGATTCTGGGCAAAGGGACCCTATGCCATGCATGCTAAAGTCATGGTTGTTGATGGTAAAGAAGGATTTATTATTGGATCACCATTTAATCAAGCTTACTGGGATACTAAAAAGCATTTAATTGAAGAAAAGCGCCGTTTAAATAAAAATGAAGGCCCTGTCCACGATCTTTCAATATATCTAAAGGGCAATGTTATTGAACATCTGGAAGAATTTTTCGTTGAGCTCTGGAACTATCTTTCAGACCAGAATTTTAATGGAAATGGCAAAATTATAAAAGAAACCACTCCAGATGCAGATAATTATTCTTTAAATATCGTAGAACAGGTTTCAACTGAATTAAATCCATTAAAATCATATAATGAACCCATACAAATCGTGAGGTCAATTACTCCAAATACGGTTAGTAAAGAAGGAGAAATGGGTGTTCTTGAAGCTTACAGACGTGCTATAACCAATGCTCAGGATTTTATTTATCTTGAAAATCAGTATTTCACCAATAAATATATTATTAATGCTTTAAAACAGGCGCTTGAATCAAATCCTGATTTACAGTTGATAATGCTTATCAATGAGATTCCTGATGTTCCAACCTACAGGAGCTGGCAGCACTATGGTTTTCGATTAATTGGATTAGACCTTGAAAAACTCTTAATTGAACACCCGCAAATTGGAGTTTTTGCCAAATGGTCCGGCTATTTTAAAAATGGGAAAAATAAATTAAGGCACTGCTATATTCACAGCAAGCTTGCCATTGTTGATGATGTTTGGACAACATTAGGCACTTCTAATCTGGATGGATCATCTTTAAGTGCTGCAGAGGAGTTTGGAACTCCTGACAGCTCTAAAAATTACCGCAATATGGAAATGAATGCCGTGTTTTCTGATTTTGACCAGCCAGGGAGAGGGACTTTGGAAAGGTTCAAAGAAGTGATCTGGGGTGAGCATCTTGGGATGGATCTAACAGGTTATTCACGGCCTGAAGACGGCTGGTTAGATCTATGGAAAGATGTTGCCTATGAGAATATCAGGAAATTAGAAAAGGAGGAAATTGCCCTTTATGGAGGTATATTGCCTTACAGTCCGGAAAGAAATGCAAAAGAACAAATTAAAGATTTAGTAGAGAGGTATCGAAGGATAAAAGGAAGATTTAATCTATAA
- a CDS encoding nucleotidyltransferase family protein, with product MPSKEKFVKSLISKDRKLLIEDADKDPVYGESEGKIEIIADFTEYSPLHIGHRHCLRVAKEKIPEGIFVAVVPGLFERSGRGLPYIMTRNARAHAAVAVGADIVIEGPPMGIMGSGQYSLCLAKIFKALDADYIPRGYKPLEGFNEILQRISDGRGVAPKPYKIIDMDTKEVLMEGKLHEDNYVIVSLSRSLTKVNFDFKDKFIFVKRIEGVSGTIIREAVLNQDLKSAEKMLPSQTIEVLKREIDINKAPLHNIRDEKGIIDLVNQSSESYLKSLALLDDKTVLNLINGRPFENIHDIGECISRGFSRHYKTRVLSSLEARIDKKTVSKYIEKYPSVIRVLNYKDKDTLKNFKNNIPHRRIEIWQ from the coding sequence ATGCCTTCAAAAGAAAAATTTGTGAAAAGTCTCATTTCAAAGGATAGAAAACTTCTAATTGAAGATGCGGACAAAGATCCTGTTTACGGAGAAAGCGAAGGTAAAATAGAAATAATTGCAGATTTCACAGAATATTCTCCATTACACATTGGCCACAGGCACTGTTTGAGGGTAGCAAAGGAAAAAATTCCTGAAGGAATCTTTGTTGCAGTAGTTCCCGGACTTTTTGAACGCAGTGGAAGGGGACTCCCCTATATCATGACCCGCAATGCAAGGGCTCATGCTGCAGTGGCTGTTGGAGCAGATATAGTTATAGAAGGGCCTCCGATGGGTATAATGGGTTCTGGACAGTATTCTTTATGTCTTGCAAAGATTTTTAAAGCATTGGATGCAGACTATATTCCTAGGGGTTATAAACCACTGGAAGGTTTTAATGAAATACTCCAGAGAATATCGGATGGGAGAGGAGTAGCTCCAAAACCCTATAAAATCATTGATATGGATACAAAAGAAGTTTTGATGGAAGGAAAACTTCATGAAGATAACTATGTTATTGTATCACTTTCCAGATCCCTGACAAAGGTCAATTTTGATTTCAAGGATAAATTCATCTTCGTAAAACGCATTGAAGGCGTAAGCGGCACTATAATTAGAGAAGCTGTTTTGAATCAGGATTTAAAGTCTGCAGAAAAAATGCTGCCCTCACAAACCATCGAGGTTTTAAAGAGGGAAATAGATATTAATAAAGCCCCTCTTCATAATATACGGGATGAAAAAGGTATAATTGACCTTGTAAACCAGTCATCGGAAAGTTATTTAAAATCACTTGCACTTTTAGACGATAAAACAGTTTTAAACCTCATAAATGGCCGGCCATTTGAAAATATTCATGATATTGGGGAATGTATTTCGCGCGGTTTCAGCAGGCATTACAAAACAAGGGTTTTATCATCTCTTGAAGCAAGAATAGATAAAAAAACAGTCTCTAAATATATAGAGAAATACCCATCCGTTATTCGTGTGTTGAACTATAAAGATAAAGATACACTTAAAAATTTTAAAAATAATATACCCCACAGGAGGATAGAAATATGGCAATAA
- a CDS encoding 4Fe-4S binding protein, translating to MIVVNKEGCIRCGACEGTCPTAAIAVSPEDVIYCDLCAGEPKCVTTCPTGALKAEEMTLDESGTTQTRIVFNPSLCDECGECVEVCPPNVLKLEEGKVQAMPLQGFCVMCQKCVDVCPVDVIGVEGVKEPKTIEKDITGPIAIIDCVGCGMCVEECPVDAITLSEIGEPIEIDEEACIKCGVCSQTCPWNAVYISGKEPVKRAKDIIAFDLDEDACIGCNVCVEACPGDFIKSKAADLSVELPDVCTACGLCAKMCPVEAINLEVELGPATPAAEVGLVRNEEVCVLDGGCAEVCPTEAIKVVPGESYAMCTRCGACASICPTGALKVTEIDKEINGEIVKRDRIEFSPALCDECGDCIEVCPYDMLTLEEGAKVPIKGYCVLCDKCIEFCPNDALSLK from the coding sequence ATGATAGTAGTTAATAAAGAAGGCTGCATTAGATGCGGAGCTTGCGAAGGCACATGTCCGACAGCAGCAATTGCAGTATCACCTGAAGATGTTATTTACTGTGATTTATGTGCTGGTGAACCAAAATGTGTGACAACTTGTCCAACTGGTGCATTAAAAGCAGAAGAAATGACATTGGACGAATCAGGTACTACACAAACTCGCATAGTATTCAATCCTTCATTATGTGATGAGTGTGGTGAATGTGTTGAAGTTTGTCCTCCAAACGTCTTAAAACTGGAAGAAGGAAAAGTTCAAGCAATGCCACTACAAGGATTTTGTGTAATGTGCCAGAAATGTGTAGATGTATGTCCAGTAGACGTTATAGGTGTAGAGGGTGTTAAGGAGCCTAAAACTATTGAAAAGGACATTACAGGCCCTATAGCCATTATAGACTGTGTTGGTTGTGGAATGTGTGTAGAAGAATGTCCGGTAGATGCTATTACACTTTCTGAAATAGGTGAACCAATAGAAATCGATGAAGAAGCATGTATAAAGTGCGGAGTATGTTCACAAACATGCCCATGGAACGCAGTATACATATCTGGTAAAGAACCAGTTAAAAGAGCAAAAGACATCATTGCATTCGATCTGGATGAAGATGCATGTATTGGATGTAATGTTTGTGTCGAAGCATGTCCTGGAGACTTTATTAAGTCCAAGGCAGCAGATCTTTCAGTGGAACTTCCAGATGTCTGTACAGCATGCGGACTTTGTGCAAAAATGTGTCCTGTTGAGGCCATAAACCTTGAAGTCGAACTTGGACCTGCAACACCAGCAGCTGAAGTTGGACTTGTCAGGAATGAAGAAGTCTGTGTACTGGATGGGGGATGTGCAGAAGTATGTCCTACTGAAGCTATAAAAGTTGTACCTGGTGAATCCTACGCTATGTGTACAAGATGCGGAGCATGTGCTTCAATCTGTCCTACAGGCGCACTAAAAGTAACAGAGATCGACAAAGAAATCAACGGCGAAATCGTAAAAAGAGACAGAATAGAATTCAGCCCAGCACTATGTGATGAATGTGGAGACTGTATTGAAGTATGTCCATATGATATGCTGACACTTGAAGAAGGTGCAAAAGTACCAATCAAAGGATACTGTGTACTCTGCGACAAGTGTATTGAGTTCTGTCCAAACGATGCATTATCTCTAAAATAA
- a CDS encoding CooT family nickel-binding protein, protein MCESTVYSTDGDMIMEDVLSIKIDGENIELIDILGSKKELKGRVVEIDLDKHGIYIKKTSKI, encoded by the coding sequence ATGTGTGAATCAACAGTTTACTCAACAGATGGTGACATGATTATGGAAGATGTTTTATCCATTAAGATTGATGGTGAAAATATAGAGCTCATAGACATACTGGGTTCTAAAAAAGAGCTGAAAGGTAGGGTAGTTGAAATTGACCTGGATAAACATGGGATTTATATTAAAAAAACCAGTAAAATCTAA
- the mvhA gene encoding F420-non-reducing hydrogenase subunit MvhA, with product MVKLTLEPVTRIEGHAKITVQLDDAGNVQETKLHVMEFRGFEKFLQGRQIEDVPRIVPRICGICDVQHHLAATKAVDGVFGFTQEDVLPAAYKMREIMNWGSYMHSHALHFYFLAAPDFIAGKDRKTRNVFQIIKDAPELALQAIELRKNALAIVTATGGRPIHPTSNLPGGISTELDDETQKDLLAKAQRNIELADATIQTAIPIFEENLDLVKELGYVKTYHTGLVNDGVWDVYHGDVRMKDPEGNPYVEFAPENYVDYIAEKTKPYSYLKFPYIKDIGYPEGVYRVAPLSRLNVVDKMPDAAPKAQDYLKEFRNTFGYAQEPLLFHWARLIELVACAEMAADALEQDLSGQKWQDSLEKVAGEGVGIVEAPRGTLTHHYATDENGLVTKANIVVATIQNNPSMEMGIQKVAKDYIKPGVEVDDSIFNLMEMVIRAYDPCLSCATHTIDSQMKLATLEVYDSQGNLINKV from the coding sequence ATGGTTAAATTAACACTTGAACCTGTAACAAGAATTGAAGGTCACGCTAAAATTACCGTACAGCTCGATGATGCAGGAAATGTCCAGGAAACCAAGCTCCACGTTATGGAATTCCGTGGGTTTGAAAAATTCTTACAGGGAAGACAGATTGAAGATGTACCGAGAATAGTACCAAGGATCTGTGGTATTTGTGATGTACAGCACCACCTTGCAGCTACAAAAGCTGTTGACGGTGTCTTTGGATTTACTCAAGAAGATGTTCTTCCAGCAGCATATAAAATGAGGGAAATTATGAACTGGGGTTCATATATGCACTCACATGCACTCCACTTCTACTTCCTGGCTGCACCTGATTTTATAGCAGGTAAAGACAGAAAAACAAGAAACGTCTTCCAGATTATTAAAGATGCACCTGAATTAGCATTACAGGCTATAGAACTCAGGAAAAATGCACTTGCTATTGTAACAGCAACTGGTGGAAGGCCAATTCACCCAACATCAAACTTACCTGGTGGAATATCCACAGAACTTGATGACGAAACCCAAAAAGATCTGCTTGCAAAAGCTCAAAGAAACATTGAACTTGCAGATGCCACAATTCAAACTGCAATACCAATCTTTGAAGAAAACTTAGATCTTGTAAAGGAACTTGGTTACGTTAAAACATACCACACTGGTCTTGTTAACGACGGTGTATGGGATGTTTACCACGGTGACGTAAGGATGAAAGACCCTGAAGGTAACCCTTATGTGGAATTTGCACCAGAAAATTACGTTGATTACATTGCAGAAAAAACAAAACCATACTCCTACTTGAAATTCCCATACATAAAGGACATAGGATATCCAGAAGGTGTTTACAGAGTTGCACCTCTCTCAAGGTTAAACGTAGTTGACAAAATGCCAGATGCTGCACCAAAAGCGCAAGATTATCTCAAAGAATTCAGAAACACATTTGGATACGCACAGGAACCACTACTCTTCCACTGGGCAAGACTCATAGAACTTGTAGCATGTGCTGAAATGGCTGCAGATGCTTTAGAACAGGATTTATCTGGTCAGAAATGGCAAGATTCTCTTGAAAAAGTAGCTGGTGAAGGTGTAGGAATTGTTGAAGCACCGAGAGGAACATTAACCCACCATTATGCTACAGATGAGAACGGACTTGTCACTAAAGCGAACATAGTTGTTGCAACAATCCAGAACAACCCATCCATGGAAATGGGTATTCAAAAAGTTGCTAAAGACTACATAAAACCTGGTGTAGAAGTAGACGACAGTATTTTCAACCTAATGGAGATGGTAATAAGAGCATACGATCCATGCTTATCATGTGCAACCCATACCATTGACAGTCAAATGAAACTTGCAACTCTCGAGGTATACGATAGCCAAGGAAATCTAATAAACAAAGTTTAA
- a CDS encoding PsbP-related protein — translation MKKYIIIILFLTFIVSASGCIDIEDNNQTQGNTTYSITDKDSSTKHYDDNEISFDYPDTWNLSAGKYSVSLFNGKKQVTIEKPGLTAAYQSENISTKKVSATVPLPVEIVSNETINVDGMNAQKIVYKSKGDSEPSRIEISVDKNGKLYKIYCHAPPDEFNSAQTDFNMIINSLELK, via the coding sequence TTGAAAAAGTACATTATTATAATTCTATTTTTAACTTTTATTGTCTCAGCATCCGGATGTATAGATATAGAAGATAATAATCAAACTCAAGGAAATACAACATATTCTATAACTGATAAAGACTCCAGCACTAAGCATTATGATGATAATGAGATTTCCTTCGATTATCCAGATACATGGAATCTATCCGCTGGAAAATACAGTGTTTCATTATTTAATGGTAAAAAACAGGTTACCATTGAGAAACCAGGATTAACAGCTGCTTATCAATCAGAAAATATTTCCACAAAGAAGGTGTCTGCTACTGTTCCATTGCCTGTAGAAATTGTATCCAATGAAACAATTAACGTGGACGGAATGAATGCTCAAAAAATTGTTTATAAATCAAAAGGAGACTCAGAACCATCAAGAATAGAAATAAGTGTTGATAAAAATGGAAAATTATATAAAATTTATTGTCATGCACCTCCAGATGAATTCAATAGCGCTCAAACAGATTTTAACATGATAATTAATAGTTTAGAACTAAAATAA
- a CDS encoding dihydroorotase family protein has translation MIDLCLTNCKLVPENKECSIGIKEGKIVSITKIPPESEKVIDIKGKPVLPGLIDSHVHFRDPGLIHKEDFRSGSEAAAAGGFTTVMDMPNTKPPTNTSKAFLEKLDIARKKSIVDFGLHAGVGNLEEIKKIAELKPASFKIFMDLVDNSFLMEVFEEISKLPQKNVISIHAEDENLTNYCTEMEKNGMYENPKIYAKARPPVSEIVAVSTAIAFSRFYGQKIHICHVSTKKSLEILNMAKNDGNKVTSEITPHHLLLDDSYFDKYANIVKTNPPLRDIDNKLDISYLKNIDIIGTDHAPHTVKEKEKNVWEAPPGIPNLETTLPLLLTKVNENKIGFKDIKRLLCENPAKIFNLENKGKIAEGMDADFVVVDMKKEYIINPNDFKTKAKYSPFEGFNVKGMPVMTIVRGNIVMKDGEVFENKGKFVYGET, from the coding sequence TTGATTGATTTATGTTTAACTAACTGTAAACTCGTCCCTGAAAATAAGGAGTGTTCAATAGGAATTAAAGAGGGTAAAATAGTCTCTATAACTAAAATTCCCCCAGAAAGTGAAAAAGTAATTGACATTAAAGGAAAGCCTGTCTTACCCGGTTTGATTGACTCTCATGTGCACTTCAGGGATCCGGGACTTATACATAAAGAGGATTTTAGAAGCGGTAGCGAAGCGGCCGCGGCAGGAGGCTTCACTACAGTAATGGATATGCCTAACACAAAACCTCCAACAAATACCAGTAAAGCTTTTCTTGAGAAACTGGATATAGCCAGAAAAAAGAGTATTGTTGATTTTGGCTTGCATGCAGGGGTTGGTAATTTAGAAGAGATAAAAAAAATTGCTGAACTTAAGCCTGCATCTTTTAAGATTTTCATGGATCTGGTTGATAACAGCTTTTTAATGGAAGTTTTTGAGGAAATTTCAAAATTACCCCAAAAGAATGTCATTTCCATCCATGCTGAGGATGAAAATCTCACTAATTACTGTACTGAAATGGAAAAAAATGGAATGTATGAAAATCCTAAGATATACGCTAAGGCGCGTCCCCCAGTTTCAGAGATTGTTGCAGTGTCTACGGCCATTGCATTTTCCAGATTTTATGGCCAGAAAATCCATATATGTCATGTAAGTACAAAAAAATCCCTTGAAATATTGAATATGGCTAAAAATGATGGAAATAAAGTCACATCAGAGATAACACCACACCATTTGCTTCTAGATGACTCTTACTTTGATAAGTATGCCAATATTGTAAAAACTAACCCCCCTCTCAGGGATATTGATAATAAATTAGATATTTCCTACCTTAAAAATATTGATATTATTGGAACTGACCACGCACCCCACACAGTAAAGGAAAAGGAAAAAAATGTTTGGGAAGCCCCTCCAGGAATTCCCAATCTTGAAACAACTCTCCCCTTGCTTTTAACCAAAGTAAATGAAAATAAAATAGGTTTTAAAGACATAAAACGACTTTTATGTGAAAATCCTGCCAAAATATTTAATCTTGAAAACAAGGGAAAAATTGCTGAGGGAATGGATGCAGATTTTGTGGTCGTAGATATGAAAAAGGAATATATAATTAATCCCAATGATTTTAAGACTAAGGCCAAATATTCTCCATTTGAAGGTTTTAATGTTAAGGGAATGCCAGTTATGACGATTGTAAGGGGAAATATTGTTATGAAAGATGGAGAAGTATTTGAAAATAAAGGTAAATTTGTTTATGGAGAAACCTGA